The following are from one region of the Elusimicrobiota bacterium genome:
- a CDS encoding radical SAM protein, translated as MKILFVNPPAPPDYYNKEVYLPSALLYLSAVLQENDEEIKILDLRCPKYENLDNPQKHYEEILVNTVSTFQPELIGFGCLFSGNFPQLLKLSIVSKKNFDKIPIIIGGIHPTIYALEILTNCPFIDYIILSEGEESIVQFVNTIKNKSSDFDKIDGFAYRKNSEIIINPKKHFIENPNTIPFPAYNLVNLEDYYVDTSNWHNPKNLPINTSVPIISSRSCPNRCNFCSMYLAMGPKWRPRTPQNVVDEMEYVYNKYDHRHFSFMDDNMTLNKPRTLEICNQIKNRKLDIQFETPNGLNINTLDEEVLDAMVSAGMVRTYLAIESGSDYIRNKIMRKNLSQEKIFEITKLVKKYKQLNVAAFFIIGMPEETWETLMDTYNMIKEINVDRVFLMNLVPFPGTDVFEQASDDNLLIDTDPDNLYLSDNRYFTKYNHFFLKPYEIEVADLQKFRIMCEESLPCIKKTGKQSVIEGN; from the coding sequence ATGAAGATACTTTTTGTTAATCCACCTGCACCACCAGACTATTATAATAAGGAAGTTTATCTTCCATCGGCCTTACTGTATCTATCTGCTGTGTTGCAAGAAAATGACGAAGAAATAAAAATATTGGACTTGAGATGTCCCAAATATGAAAACCTGGATAATCCCCAAAAGCATTACGAAGAAATATTAGTTAATACTGTTTCAACATTTCAACCGGAATTGATTGGCTTCGGATGTTTATTTTCAGGAAATTTTCCACAATTGCTAAAACTGTCAATAGTTAGCAAAAAAAACTTCGATAAGATTCCCATTATAATTGGCGGGATTCACCCCACAATTTATGCATTGGAAATTTTGACCAATTGTCCTTTTATTGATTATATTATTCTTAGCGAAGGAGAGGAATCAATCGTACAATTTGTCAATACAATAAAGAATAAAAGTTCAGATTTTGATAAAATAGATGGTTTTGCTTATAGGAAGAATAGTGAAATTATTATAAATCCAAAAAAACATTTTATAGAAAATCCAAATACAATTCCTTTTCCAGCATATAATCTCGTAAATTTAGAAGATTATTATGTTGATACTTCAAACTGGCATAATCCTAAAAATCTTCCTATAAATACCTCCGTCCCGATAATATCCAGCAGGAGTTGTCCTAACAGGTGTAATTTTTGTTCTATGTATCTCGCAATGGGACCTAAATGGAGACCACGAACACCACAAAATGTAGTAGATGAAATGGAGTATGTTTATAATAAATATGACCACAGGCATTTCTCTTTTATGGATGATAATATGACACTTAACAAACCACGCACTCTTGAAATTTGTAATCAGATTAAAAATAGAAAACTGGATATTCAATTTGAGACACCTAATGGACTTAACATAAATACTTTGGACGAAGAAGTATTAGATGCTATGGTTTCTGCAGGAATGGTAAGAACCTATTTAGCAATAGAAAGCGGCTCTGATTATATTCGCAACAAAATAATGAGAAAAAATCTATCCCAGGAAAAGATATTTGAAATTACAAAACTTGTCAAAAAGTATAAACAACTAAATGTAGCTGCATTTTTTATAATCGGAATGCCGGAAGAAACATGGGAAACATTGATGGATACATATAATATGATTAAGGAAATAAATGTTGACAGGGTTTTTCTTATGAATTTGGTACCATTTCCGGGAACGGACGTGTTTGAACAAGCATCGGACGATAATCTTTTAATTGATACCGACCCGGATAATTTATACTTATCAGATAATCGTTATTTCACAAAGTATAATCATTTTTTTCTGAAACCATATGAAATAGAAGTGGCAGATTTACAAAAATTCAGGATTATGTGTGAAGAGAGTTTACCCTGCATAAAAAAAACTGGAAAACAATCCGTAATAGAAGGAAACTAA
- a CDS encoding HAD family phosphatase, which translates to MKKKYKAVLFDFDGVIGKTMEDNYKAWNYAFSKYGIEIDKTEYFLLEGMSVEKIAEHFLRQNSKNLNLVSKIVKLKEKSYIQNNKFSLYPGVKHLIPKLKKNGYLLGLVSGGIFERIKKSLKKFLKFFDVVITGDKIKKCKPNPIPYLTAVKKLKVEPSRCLVVENAPLGIESAKRAGIYCIAVCSTLNKKYLKKADKIINNLVELKYVLE; encoded by the coding sequence ATGAAAAAAAAATATAAAGCAGTACTTTTTGACTTTGACGGTGTTATCGGGAAAACAATGGAAGACAACTATAAAGCATGGAATTATGCGTTTTCTAAATATGGTATAGAAATAGATAAGACAGAATATTTTTTGCTTGAAGGTATGAGTGTAGAAAAAATTGCAGAACATTTTTTACGACAAAATTCAAAAAATTTAAACTTGGTAAGTAAAATAGTTAAATTAAAGGAAAAATCTTATATTCAAAATAACAAATTTTCATTATATCCCGGAGTGAAACATCTGATTCCAAAATTAAAAAAAAATGGTTATCTATTGGGTTTGGTTTCCGGGGGAATTTTTGAAAGAATAAAAAAATCATTAAAAAAGTTTCTAAAATTTTTTGATGTGGTTATAACTGGTGACAAAATCAAAAAATGCAAACCCAATCCGATACCATATTTAACTGCTGTAAAAAAACTGAAGGTTGAACCATCACGATGTCTGGTGGTTGAAAATGCTCCATTAGGAATTGAATCAGCAAAAAGAGCAGGTATATATTGTATTGCAGTTTGTTCAACACTTAATAAAAAATATCTAAAAAAAGCAGACAAAATAATAAACAATTTGGTAGAGCTGAAATATGTACTTGAATAA
- a CDS encoding radical SAM protein, producing the protein MEEHFGNKLELCLPDLRGIKKEFAIYHIPECDVYLHSVYTLDYNEQISIVKNLRARYPKAKHIAGGPHAAVFQEECLEIFDSLILGDGEESIIKSVNDFLDNNLKKNYYQEMPIDINIYPYPKRKWLPNSTVSHPGLISVKNKKGYENLLSTTVIFSRGCSHKCAFCYMPAVEKYRHGPRLRFRKPELIEEEIEYLKKDYNIKAISLLDEIGFPPNPKKAIPHIEAIGRTGIVWKAQCRVETVTDEIAKLLRESGCVIICLGAESVSQKSLDIINKKIKLAQTRKAIQLLQNNDIEVRLYMIIGLPGEADDIVEQTWTFIKETNPAWVYLCLLSVRPGTDMYDNPQKYGFKWVNTDWGKTMHLFSRYKDEIPNLTFEYQAQASWGNTFTNEQIINNYLELQRRIKENGYGPF; encoded by the coding sequence TTGGAGGAACATTTTGGTAATAAACTTGAACTTTGTTTACCGGATTTACGGGGAATAAAAAAAGAGTTTGCAATTTATCACATTCCTGAATGTGATGTTTATCTTCATTCCGTTTATACACTGGATTACAATGAACAGATATCTATAGTAAAAAATTTAAGAGCACGCTATCCGAAGGCAAAACATATTGCTGGCGGTCCTCATGCTGCCGTATTTCAAGAAGAATGCCTGGAAATATTTGATTCCCTAATACTTGGAGACGGGGAAGAATCAATTATTAAATCTGTAAATGACTTTTTAGACAATAACTTAAAAAAAAATTATTATCAGGAAATGCCAATAGATATCAATATTTATCCGTATCCAAAAAGGAAATGGCTCCCTAATTCAACTGTATCACATCCGGGATTGATTTCAGTGAAAAATAAAAAAGGATATGAAAATTTGCTAAGTACGACAGTAATTTTTAGTCGTGGTTGTTCTCACAAATGTGCGTTTTGTTATATGCCAGCAGTTGAAAAATATAGACATGGACCAAGATTAAGATTTAGAAAACCTGAGTTAATTGAAGAAGAGATTGAATACTTAAAGAAGGATTATAATATAAAAGCCATATCTTTGCTTGATGAAATTGGTTTCCCACCAAATCCCAAAAAAGCTATTCCCCATATAGAAGCAATTGGCAGAACTGGTATTGTATGGAAAGCACAATGTAGAGTTGAAACTGTTACTGATGAAATTGCAAAATTGTTACGAGAATCTGGCTGTGTTATAATTTGTTTAGGAGCGGAGAGTGTATCACAAAAATCATTGGATATTATTAATAAAAAAATTAAATTAGCACAAACTAGAAAAGCAATTCAGTTATTGCAAAATAATGATATTGAGGTTCGTCTCTATATGATTATTGGCCTTCCGGGAGAAGCAGATGATATAGTTGAACAAACATGGACATTTATTAAAGAAACTAATCCTGCATGGGTTTATCTTTGTTTATTATCCGTAAGACCAGGAACGGATATGTATGATAATCCACAGAAATATGGATTCAAATGGGTTAACACTGACTGGGGTAAAACTATGCATTTATTCAGCAGATATAAAGATGAAATTCCTAATCTGACCTTTGAGTATCAAGCACAAGCATCATGGGGGAATACTTTTACTAATGAACAAATAATCAATAATTATTTAGAATTACAGCGAAGAATAAAAGAAAATGGTTATGGTCCTTTTTAA
- a CDS encoding NAD(P)-dependent oxidoreductase — translation MYLNNKLVFLAGATGSVGSAILEHLLNNYPSTKIRASYRVTEPFIKDKRIEYVKVDLREKEECRKIAKGCDCAIMAASHSGGSKVMTAQPWEFLNDNIIMNTQMLEAFFYENIKRVIYICTSAVYQEFEGYIKENELDLNKEPSLAYFGYGWLSRFIEKLCQFWHEKTGMEILIVRAANIFGPYSSFNPERSYFIPAIIRKAVDKLDPFEVWGSPDVIRDVIYSEDFARAIVMLLEKADIKFDVFNLGSGIKTTVGDVVNWALKYSGHKPSKINYDLSKPTTIKFRALDISKIKNIIGWQPQYTTEEGIKKTVDWWIKNKDTWKK, via the coding sequence ATGTACTTGAATAATAAATTAGTATTTTTAGCAGGTGCAACGGGTTCAGTTGGTTCAGCGATTTTAGAACACCTACTTAATAATTATCCTTCTACAAAAATCCGTGCATCATATAGAGTAACAGAACCCTTTATTAAAGATAAACGAATTGAATATGTTAAGGTGGATTTACGAGAAAAAGAAGAGTGTCGTAAAATAGCAAAAGGTTGCGACTGTGCAATTATGGCTGCATCACATTCGGGTGGCTCTAAAGTTATGACTGCCCAACCGTGGGAATTTCTAAATGACAATATAATTATGAATACCCAAATGTTGGAAGCATTTTTTTACGAAAATATCAAACGGGTAATTTACATCTGCACCTCAGCAGTCTATCAGGAGTTTGAAGGATACATAAAAGAAAATGAATTGGACTTGAATAAAGAACCATCTCTTGCTTATTTCGGATATGGTTGGCTGTCAAGATTTATTGAAAAATTATGTCAATTCTGGCATGAGAAAACCGGGATGGAAATTTTGATTGTCAGAGCAGCAAATATCTTTGGTCCTTATTCAAGTTTTAATCCGGAAAGGTCTTATTTCATTCCAGCTATTATTCGCAAGGCGGTTGATAAACTTGACCCTTTTGAGGTTTGGGGCAGTCCTGATGTTATAAGAGATGTTATTTATTCAGAAGATTTTGCGAGAGCAATTGTGATGTTATTAGAGAAGGCAGATATAAAATTTGATGTGTTCAATCTTGGCTCAGGTATAAAAACAACCGTTGGTGATGTAGTCAATTGGGCATTAAAATATTCAGGCCATAAACCATCAAAAATAAATTATGATTTAAGTAAACCGACTACAATCAAGTTTAGGGCACTTGATATTTCAAAAATAAAAAATATCATTGGCTGGCAACCACAATATACTACTGAAGAAGGAATTAAAAAAACTGTTGACTGGTGGATAAAAAATAAGGATACCTGGAAAAAATGA
- a CDS encoding NUDIX hydrolase — protein MKKNLCWKVISEKNVFSVKDRLTVSVQKIKLPDGRIINDYYQVYLPESVVTVARTNENKVVMSRQYFHGFKKVSIVLPGGIIEKDEKPLQTAKRELLEETGYSSNNWRALGSFVTHVHQVCCKVSFFFADNAKQIVKPVSNDLEDMEIILMTEKEIINAIKKGEIISMGVITALTLAKIKLC, from the coding sequence ATGAAAAAGAATCTCTGCTGGAAAGTTATATCTGAAAAGAATGTTTTCTCTGTTAAAGACCGCTTAACAGTTTCTGTTCAAAAAATAAAATTGCCTGATGGCAGAATCATAAATGATTATTACCAAGTTTATCTGCCAGAATCTGTTGTAACAGTGGCACGCACAAATGAAAATAAAGTGGTAATGTCTCGTCAGTACTTCCACGGTTTCAAAAAAGTCAGCATTGTTTTACCAGGCGGGATAATTGAAAAAGATGAAAAACCATTACAGACAGCAAAACGAGAACTATTGGAAGAAACTGGCTATTCATCAAATAACTGGCGAGCGCTCGGCAGTTTTGTAACGCATGTTCATCAGGTTTGTTGTAAAGTATCTTTCTTCTTTGCTGATAATGCAAAACAAATTGTAAAACCAGTTTCTAATGACTTGGAAGATATGGAAATTATTTTGATGACTGAAAAGGAAATAATAAATGCTATAAAAAAAGGGGAGATTATTTCAATGGGGGTTATTACAGCACTTACACTTGCAAAGATAAAATTATGTTGA
- a CDS encoding UxaA family hydrolase translates to MTKISDVAIIMSEKDNTAIAKKDIKKGIVIGKKLKILDFISQGHRFALADIPKGKTVKQYGYSFGLSTGIKKGEIISKHNVRNYIFNYETAVKKIFNKPRININKRKCEHIDKTFLGYKRFDGQIGTRNFYLVVPTSLCASDVASKIAVSLDTNEFLKKKYKNIDGIVAAVHTEGCGCNDGEIIDRLLLTLRNTIAHPNVGGILIIDLGCEKTNKQLISKYLGNLQIYKKPIDFLSIQDLGGTTKSIIAGKNIILKKLKRVNNITRQKVFINNLVVGTECGASDTFSGITANPLIGNVVDKIISSGGSAILSEMPEMVGAEINLIKRMQTKKVAKKFIAGMNYYKDLAEKLGVSLKGNFVPGNEKGGLVNLTLKSLGAILKGGSSEIVDFVNYAERIKKNGLSIMNGPGNDLESMTGIVASGANIILFSTGIGATEGNLITPVIKISSRTELYKKMNDDIDFDAGQLLKKETTADKVSDKLLDLVIDTASGKKTKAEILKKRSFQIWSAGKLSL, encoded by the coding sequence ATGACCAAAATTTCTGATGTCGCAATCATTATGTCAGAAAAAGACAACACTGCAATTGCAAAAAAAGATATAAAAAAAGGAATAGTAATAGGCAAAAAATTAAAAATTCTTGATTTTATTTCTCAAGGACATCGGTTCGCTTTAGCCGATATTCCAAAAGGTAAAACGGTAAAACAGTATGGTTATTCATTCGGACTATCAACAGGAATAAAAAAGGGCGAAATAATCAGCAAACATAATGTGCGCAATTATATATTTAACTATGAAACAGCAGTTAAAAAGATTTTTAATAAACCACGAATTAACATCAACAAAAGAAAATGCGAACATATTGACAAAACATTTTTGGGCTACAAACGGTTTGACGGACAAATAGGAACTCGGAATTTTTATCTTGTAGTTCCAACATCATTATGTGCAAGTGATGTTGCATCAAAAATTGCTGTTTCACTGGATACTAATGAATTCTTGAAAAAAAAATATAAAAATATAGATGGTATTGTTGCAGCTGTACACACAGAAGGTTGCGGTTGTAACGATGGCGAAATCATTGATAGATTACTTTTAACTTTAAGAAATACGATTGCACATCCCAATGTAGGCGGTATTTTAATTATTGACCTCGGCTGTGAAAAAACAAATAAACAATTGATTTCTAAATACTTGGGTAATTTGCAGATATACAAAAAACCAATAGATTTTTTATCTATACAGGATTTAGGTGGAACAACTAAAAGTATTATTGCAGGTAAAAATATAATACTTAAAAAATTAAAAAGAGTTAACAACATTACAAGGCAGAAAGTTTTTATAAACAATCTTGTGGTTGGCACTGAATGCGGTGCATCTGATACTTTTTCAGGTATTACTGCGAACCCATTAATTGGGAATGTTGTAGACAAAATAATTTCCTCCGGTGGGTCTGCTATCCTGTCAGAAATGCCGGAAATGGTAGGTGCAGAAATAAATCTTATAAAGCGGATGCAAACAAAAAAAGTGGCTAAAAAGTTTATTGCAGGAATGAATTACTATAAAGATTTAGCTGAAAAACTTGGTGTTTCGCTGAAAGGAAATTTTGTCCCTGGAAATGAAAAAGGCGGTCTTGTAAATTTAACACTAAAAAGTTTGGGCGCAATATTAAAGGGTGGAAGTTCAGAAATAGTTGATTTTGTTAATTATGCAGAGAGAATAAAAAAAAATGGACTGTCAATTATGAACGGACCTGGTAATGATTTAGAATCAATGACAGGAATAGTTGCTTCAGGCGCAAACATTATTCTTTTTTCAACAGGTATTGGCGCAACCGAAGGAAATCTTATCACACCTGTAATTAAAATATCTTCCCGGACTGAACTTTACAAAAAAATGAATGATGATATTGATTTTGATGCGGGGCAATTACTGAAAAAAGAAACCACTGCAGATAAAGTTAGCGATAAATTACTGGATTTAGTAATTGATACCGCTTCCGGTAAAAAAACAAAGGCAGAAATACTAAAAAAACGTTCATTCCAAATATGGTCTGCTGGGAAACTATCTTTGTAG
- a CDS encoding NAD-dependent epimerase/dehydratase family protein: MKKKILVCGSTGFIGRNIAEALAENEGFEVYGTYLKSEPLKNSKIKMIKADLTDKNDVEKVIKGMDIIIQAAATTSGAKDIINKPYYHVTDNTIMNALIFRSTYEHKISHLIFFSCTVMYQSSNVPVKETDFDANKEIYPSYFGGAWMKVYNEKMCEFYSRISDTKFTVIRHSNIYGPYDKYDLEKSHVFGATVTKVMTAKEDEKIVVWGEGTEERDLLHVSDLVDFVKLAIYKQKNKFELFNVGYGSSISISNLVKKIIKYSNKNVSIEYDLTKPTIKTKLCLNTSKAKEKLGWIPKVSLDEGIKKTIQWYKNNYKI; this comes from the coding sequence ATGAAAAAGAAAATTCTTGTCTGTGGAAGCACCGGTTTTATAGGCAGGAACATCGCTGAAGCACTTGCTGAAAACGAGGGGTTTGAAGTTTATGGAACATATCTGAAATCGGAACCGTTGAAAAATTCGAAAATAAAAATGATTAAAGCAGACCTCACTGATAAAAACGATGTTGAAAAAGTAATAAAAGGAATGGATATTATAATTCAGGCAGCGGCAACCACTTCTGGGGCAAAGGACATTATCAACAAGCCGTATTATCATGTTACAGACAATACTATAATGAACGCATTGATTTTTCGGTCTACATATGAGCATAAAATATCTCATCTTATTTTTTTCAGTTGCACAGTTATGTATCAATCAAGCAATGTGCCTGTAAAAGAAACAGATTTTGATGCAAATAAGGAAATTTATCCGAGTTATTTCGGTGGTGCGTGGATGAAGGTCTACAATGAAAAGATGTGTGAATTTTATTCACGGATCAGCGATACAAAATTTACCGTCATAAGACATTCCAACATTTATGGACCATATGATAAATACGATCTTGAAAAGTCGCATGTTTTTGGTGCAACCGTAACAAAAGTTATGACTGCAAAAGAAGATGAAAAAATTGTTGTCTGGGGTGAAGGAACTGAGGAAAGAGATTTATTGCACGTTTCCGACCTTGTTGATTTTGTGAAACTTGCAATTTACAAACAAAAAAATAAATTTGAGCTTTTCAATGTTGGCTATGGAAGTTCCATTTCAATAAGCAACCTAGTTAAAAAAATTATTAAATATTCCAACAAGAATGTTTCTATAGAATACGATTTAACCAAACCGACAATTAAAACAAAACTTTGTCTTAACACAAGCAAAGCAAAAGAAAAACTTGGTTGGATTCCAAAAGTATCTTTGGATGAAGGAATCAAAAAAACAATACAATGGTATAAAAATAATTACAAGATATGA